DNA from Halorarum salinum:
AGCGCCCGGAGATGGGCGAGGCACTCGCTCGAACCTCCATTGCGATGATAGGTTTCGGGAGCCATGCTCGCTAGACGTCGCGAATCGGTCATTGACGAGATTGAATCACGTCGCAGCGATCAGTGAGGACACCTCGTTTCCTGAAGTTACTTATCCCCGCTCTGCCTTTCGACGGTCGCGAGGTGATGTGCATTAACGACATCGACAATCGGCATCCTGATTCGGGGTATCGTGCTCGGATTCTCGATTGCAGCCCCGGTCGGCCCGATCGGAGTCCTATGCATCCAGCGAACGCTTTCTAAAGGCCGGCTTTCGGGCTTCAGTAGTGGACTCGGAGCAGCGTCAGCTGACGCCGTGTATGGAGCGATCGCAGGGTTCGGTATCACCGTGGTATCGTCGCTCCTGCTTGATCACCAGACCGCGATACGTGTCTGTGGTGGGGTCCTGTTGTTGTATCTCGGAGTCCAGTCGTTCCGTGCCGAGCCAGCAGAGACGCCAGTGGCCACCTCAGACGTACATGGACTTGCCAGGGACTACGGCTCGACGTTCCTGTTGACGATTACCAACCCCGTGACGATCCTCGCCTTCATTGGCATCTTCACCGGACTCGGAGTCGGCATGTCCGGCGAGTACGCTGAGGCCGCCATACTGGTCAGTGGTGTCTTTCTCGGCTCGACCCTCTGGTGGCTCACGCTGAGTATTAGTGTGAGTCTCTTCCGTACACGATTCACTCGCTCAGTCATGCGCCGAGTGGCACAACTGGCGGGTGTAGTTATCGTCGGATTCGGATTGCTCGCTCTTCGGAGCGCGATGTAAGCATATCCAAACCCTTCGATTTGATCAAGTCTGAGCCAACGGTTCAGGCGCCGTCAATAGAGCGGATACTCTGGAAGCTGTACGCATCCTCTGTATTCAACAGCCAGTTCCGCTCACAATCGCGGACGTCCATGCCCCCGCGTGAAATCGGGGAGCCCTGTTCCACGTTATGAACGACACATTTGATGACGAGTTCGCGGAACTGCTTCCATCAGACGCGTGACCGCACGAACGCACCGAACTTCTGCTTGGTCGCGGCATTCACTGACTCGTTCATGTCTCGCTACTGGTAGGGATTGCCATCAAATATCTCGTGGCAGCAGGCGTCCTCCTCGTGGCGGCGATGGCACTCGTCAGCGCTAGCCAGGCGTGATTCGCTCGAAAAGACGTCGCACAGGAGGCCCCGAACGATGCAACTGATCGAATCCGAGGTCGACGCACCGCCAGAACTCGTCAGCGAGGTTCCCACCTACCGGGAACTCCCACATCGCCGCAGCCAGTGCCGACCGCCACGAAGGGGGCGACGTCGTGCTCGACATCGAGCGCGTCCACTGCTACCATGGCGGACCCGTGGAGGGGACCGGCCGGCATCGACAGCGGCGAGCAGGAGTCCGACCCGTACCACGAACAGCGTCGCGAGGAGTATCTCAACCGGCGTGAGCTACCCGGGCCATTCGATGTGCCCGAGCGCTTCACGCAGCGTGAGCGCCGGGAAGACGAATCCAGGTCATTTAACCTATAGGTTTAATATATTGCGGGCCGTACGCTTAACCGGATGGTTGAACGACAGCCGGACGACCTGGATCTCGACGCGGTCTTCAAGGCGCTGGGCCACCCGATCCGTCGAGAAATCATCGAACAGCTCGCCGACGGGCCAAAGAGCGTCAGCGAGCTGGCCGAACCTCACGACGTGTCGCTGGCAGCGGTCTCGAAGCACTTGCGCGTGCTGGAGGACGCGGGCCTGCTCGACGTCGAAGAGGACGGCCGGGTTCGACGGTGTCACCTCGACGCTGCGCCGCTGAGCGACGTGTTCGGGTGGCTGACCCGGTACCGCGTCCTCTGGGAGGACCGCTTCGACGCGCTGGCCGACCATCTGGAGAACGAAGACCGATGACAAACACCGACACGATCGATGAGACCAAGATCGAAACGACCGACACGACGCTCACCCTCCGCCGGACGTTCGACGCGTCGCGCGAACGGGTGTGGCAGGCGTTCACCGACCCCGAGGAGCTCGAACGGTGGTTCGTTCCCGACGGCATGACGGCGGAGGTTCACGCCCAGGAACTCGAATCCGGTGGCGACATGTCCATCTCCTGGACCGACGGGGAGAATCGCATCGACAACGAGGGAACCTACGTCGAAGTCGTTGAGCACGAACGCCTCGTTACTGGTGAGGAGACCGAAGCGGGAGAGCTACGTGTCATCTACGAGTTCCAAGATGTTCAGGATGGGACGGAAGTCGTCGTCACCCAGGAGTTCCCCGGAGAGGTGCCCGACGGTGCCGCCGAAGGATGGACGGGAATGCTCGAAAACCTGGCGGCGCTACTTCAGGAATCCGGCGCAGATCCCACCGAGGCCGACGAACGAAGCATGACCGTGAGTCGTGTCGTCGAAGCATCGCCCGAGCGAGTGTACGAGGCGTTCCTCGATCCCGACGAACTCGCCCAGTGGTTGCCACCGACCGGCTTTTCGGCCGAGGTCCACCACCTAGAGGCCGAGGAGGGCGGGACGTTCCGCGCCACGTTCACCGGAGAGACCGAGGAGTTCGCGGACTACGGCCACTCCTTCGGGGGCACCTACCGGGAGCTGGTTTCCGGTGAACGCATCGTCTACACGGAATCGTTCGAAACCGACGACCCGGCGATGGCCGGCGAGATGACGGTGACGGTCACCTTCGAGACGGTTCCCGCGGGGACTGAGATCATCGTCCGCCATGAGGGATTCCCCGAGGCCACCTCCCCAAGCGATGCCAACGAGGGATGGACCGACTCGCTCGGGAACCTCGCGGACGTCGTCGAGGAGGCGTAACCATGAGGAAACTCGTCGTCAGCGAGTTCCTGACGCTCGACGGCGTGATGCAGGCCCCGGGCGCCCCCGACGAGGACACCGAGGGCGGGTTCGAGCACGGCGGCTGGCAGCTGCCGTACTTCGACGACGTGGACCCGGCCGTCGCCGACGGGCTTGCCGCCGCGGACGCGCTCGTGCTCGGCCGGAAGACGTACGAGATCTTCGCGTCGTACTGGCCGACCGCGAGCGAAGATGAGCCCTTCACCGAGCGGATGAACAGCATCGACAAGTACGTAGCTTCCCGGACGTTGGACGCGGTCGACTGGCAGAACTCGACGCTCCTCGAGGGAGACGTGGCCGACGCGGTCGCCGAATTGAAACGGGAGCCTGGCGGTGACCTCGTAGTCATCGGCAGCGGGGAGCTAGTCCAGACGCTCATGGCCAACGACCTCGTCGACGAATACCTACTCATGGTCCACCCGCTGGTGCTCGGCACCGGCAAGCGGCTCTTCCGGGAGGGCGAGCCAACCGGTATGAAACTCGTAGAGGTCGAGACGACCGACTCGGGCGTCGTCGATCTCACCTACGAGCCGACGGGGAAAGCGGAGGGAACCCAATGACGGACGATGCGACGAACGCAGAGGCCGAACTCGAACCCAGCGAAAACCAACTGACGATCCGGCGGAAGTTCGACGCACCACGCGAGCGGGTGTTCGAGGCCTGGACGGACCCGGAGCAGGTCGACCAGTGGTGGGGTCCGGACGGATTCACGACCACGACGAACGAGATGGAGGTGCGCCCCGGCGGCGTGTGGCGGTTCGTGATGACCAGCTCCGACGGCGACGAGCATCCGAACCGTATCGAATATGACGAGGTCGAGGAACCCGAACGTCTGGCGTACACGCACGGCTCGCCCGACGACCCCGAGCAGTTCCGAGTCGTCGTGACGTTCGACGATCGAAGCGATAGCGAGACCGACCTCGCCATGGAGATGTGCTTCTCCTCGGCGGAGGAACTAGACGAGGCCGTGGAGTTCGGCGCCGACGACGGCGCGAAGCAGACCCTGGGCCGCCTCGCGGATCACCTAGCGGCAGGGAGTTCGGTGTAACCGATGATCGATGACGAACTCGACGACCAATCGATTGAAGGAGAGACCACTGAACTGAGACTTACTCGCACGTTCGACGCGTCGCGCGAGCGGGTATGGGACGCGTGGACCGATCCAGAGCAGGTAGCGAAGTGGTGGGGGCCGGAACGGTTCACCACCACGATCCACGAGATGGACGTTCGCCCGGGTGGCGTCTGGCGATTCGTCATGCATGACCCCGACGGTATCGATCATCACAACACGTTTCCCTACGACGATGTCGTCGAATTCCAGCGCCTGGTCTACACCCACCCAGGTGAGGCAGATCGCCCTCATTTTCAGGCGATGGTGAACCTCGACGACGGAGCGACCGGCGGAACGGAACTCGCCTTTCGGATGGTGTTCGACACCGTGACTGCACGTGAAACACTCGAGGAACACGGCGGGGTCGAAGCTGCACGGCAGACCCTCGACCGACTCGCCCGGCACTTGGAAGACCGAGCAAACGGGGAGGAGGCGTAACATGGGCGCCGTTTTCGTAGACATGTCGATGTCGCTTGATGGGTACATCGCCGGCCCGAACGATAGCCAGGAGAACCCCCTGGGTGATGGCGGCGAGCGCCTCCACGAGTGGGTCTTCGAGTTGCAGAGTTGGCGGGAGCGACAGGGACTCGACGGCGGGGAGACGAATCGAGACTCGGAGATCGTCGTGGAGTCGTTCGAGACCGTCGGCGCCTTCGTGATGGGTCGGCGGATGTTCGACAACGACGACGGTCCGTGGGGAGACGACCCGTTCGAAGGGCCCTGGGGAGACGACCTGCCCTTCGGCGCGCCAGTGTTCATCCTCACGCACCATGGACGGGAGCCGCTCGAGACGTACGGCGGGACGACCTTCCACTCCGTCACTGAGGGAATCGAACGCGCCCTCGAACGGACCGAGGAGGCCGCTGGCGACGGGGACGTCCGAATCTCGGGGGGTGCGGACGTCGTCCGCCAATACGTCGAGACGGGACTCGTGGACGAGATTCAGCTTCAAGTCGTTCCTGTACTACTTGGTGACGGCATCCGATCGTTCGAGCACCTCGGTACCAGGCCGATCGAACTGGAACGAACGAGGATTGTGGGGTCACCCAACGTGACGCATCTCCGATTCCGCGTCGTGAACGAAGGAGCAACTGAAAGCGAAGACCGATGACGGCCGACGAAACCAACGACGAGATCGAAGCGGGCGAGAGGAGCCTGACCATCCCACAAACGATCGAGGTGTCACCGGAGTGCGCCAGCGCCCCGAGGAGGGGATCGTAGTGTTGCTTGATGACGAGGTCGCCGTGATCTACGGCGCAGGCGGGTCGATCGGCGGTGCCGTCGCTCGATCCTTCGCCAGCGAGGGAGCTGACGTCTTCCTCGCGGGTCGCACCGCGGCATCGCTCGAAGTGGTCGCCGAGGACGTCCGCTCGGACGGCGGCGAGGCGGACACCGCCGTCGTCGATGCCCTTGACGAGCAGGCCGTCGACGAGTTCGTCGATGCGGTGGTCGAGGAGACCGGGCGTATCGACGTCTCGTTCAACCTGATCGGAATCGGGACGTCCAGGAGCCGCTGACCGAGATCCCGGTCGAGGATTTCATGCAGCCGATCACGACCGCGATGCGGACGCAGTTCCTGACGACGAGGGCCGCCGCCCGGTACATGATCGAGCGCGAATCCGGGGTTATCCTGACGTTCGGTGGCTCGAATCCCGACGCACCCCCTGGGACGGGCGGTTTCAAAGTCGCCCTCGACGCGATGGAAGGACTCCGTCGACAGTGGGCCGTCGAACTTGGATCGCATGGCATCCGTGCCGTCTCCCTGAAAACGGGCAGTGTACCAGAGTCCATCCCGGACGACGTCGAACACCGCGACGGGATCGCCGCTGCGACGCGGGAGGCAACCCTGCTGGGAGAAGCAGCGACACTGGAGGACGTGGGGGACGTTGCAGCCTTCGTTGCCTCCGAGCAAGCCCGCACCATCACCGCCACGGAAGTCAACATCTCCTGCGGCGCGATTATGGAGTAGAGTAACACCAGAAGCGGG
Protein-coding regions in this window:
- a CDS encoding dihydrofolate reductase family protein, with product MKHSRNTAGSKLHGRPSTDSPGTWKTEQTGRRRNMGAVFVDMSMSLDGYIAGPNDSQENPLGDGGERLHEWVFELQSWRERQGLDGGETNRDSEIVVESFETVGAFVMGRRMFDNDDGPWGDDPFEGPWGDDLPFGAPVFILTHHGREPLETYGGTTFHSVTEGIERALERTEEAAGDGDVRISGGADVVRQYVETGLVDEIQLQVVPVLLGDGIRSFEHLGTRPIELERTRIVGSPNVTHLRFRVVNEGATESEDR
- a CDS encoding SRPBCC domain-containing protein produces the protein MIDDELDDQSIEGETTELRLTRTFDASRERVWDAWTDPEQVAKWWGPERFTTTIHEMDVRPGGVWRFVMHDPDGIDHHNTFPYDDVVEFQRLVYTHPGEADRPHFQAMVNLDDGATGGTELAFRMVFDTVTARETLEEHGGVEAARQTLDRLARHLEDRANGEEA
- a CDS encoding SRPBCC family protein, with protein sequence MADPVPRPLGGPLRRAGRPSGERRPMTNTDTIDETKIETTDTTLTLRRTFDASRERVWQAFTDPEELERWFVPDGMTAEVHAQELESGGDMSISWTDGENRIDNEGTYVEVVEHERLVTGEETEAGELRVIYEFQDVQDGTEVVVTQEFPGEVPDGAAEGWTGMLENLAALLQESGADPTEADERSMTVSRVVEASPERVYEAFLDPDELAQWLPPTGFSAEVHHLEAEEGGTFRATFTGETEEFADYGHSFGGTYRELVSGERIVYTESFETDDPAMAGEMTVTVTFETVPAGTEIIVRHEGFPEATSPSDANEGWTDSLGNLADVVEEA
- a CDS encoding dihydrofolate reductase family protein — protein: MRKLVVSEFLTLDGVMQAPGAPDEDTEGGFEHGGWQLPYFDDVDPAVADGLAAADALVLGRKTYEIFASYWPTASEDEPFTERMNSIDKYVASRTLDAVDWQNSTLLEGDVADAVAELKREPGGDLVVIGSGELVQTLMANDLVDEYLLMVHPLVLGTGKRLFREGEPTGMKLVEVETTDSGVVDLTYEPTGKAEGTQ
- a CDS encoding LysE family translocator, yielding MLGFSIAAPVGPIGVLCIQRTLSKGRLSGFSSGLGAASADAVYGAIAGFGITVVSSLLLDHQTAIRVCGGVLLLYLGVQSFRAEPAETPVATSDVHGLARDYGSTFLLTITNPVTILAFIGIFTGLGVGMSGEYAEAAILVSGVFLGSTLWWLTLSISVSLFRTRFTRSVMRRVAQLAGVVIVGFGLLALRSAM
- a CDS encoding SRPBCC family protein codes for the protein MTDDATNAEAELEPSENQLTIRRKFDAPRERVFEAWTDPEQVDQWWGPDGFTTTTNEMEVRPGGVWRFVMTSSDGDEHPNRIEYDEVEEPERLAYTHGSPDDPEQFRVVVTFDDRSDSETDLAMEMCFSSAEELDEAVEFGADDGAKQTLGRLADHLAAGSSV
- a CDS encoding ArsR/SmtB family transcription factor: MVERQPDDLDLDAVFKALGHPIRREIIEQLADGPKSVSELAEPHDVSLAAVSKHLRVLEDAGLLDVEEDGRVRRCHLDAAPLSDVFGWLTRYRVLWEDRFDALADHLENEDR